In a single window of the Bacillus mycoides genome:
- a CDS encoding sensor histidine kinase, which produces MEKVFLKMIDSHAGNAIGSILICVFFYKGFAPHGTFAIWVCSVFVTIYLWMLYSPKSWWNARKYALFTSILISISCVLYFSHPNFPNYALWPLIVFLAAAEPKWQRITTILAAITGIVIILFIHTNTFPYQETLIIIGLYVSIRSTSKLRDAYQKNQKQLKELDEAHAELQETTVFSMRYAAFTERTKLAREIHDGLGHQMTSLIIQLQALKIMLRKDPVAAQDHVEELLKVARKGMEEIRVAVREWTSDEKDLGLTSLKGLISQVQANSLLQIEFIQAGNITEWTMEESTTLYRILQESLTNVLRHSNADSVIVNVTEIDGVVKLTIDDNGIYTGDKPLKYGFGLNGMIKRCKSVGGNCSFFLNEPKGLRVEATIPIQKNGGEV; this is translated from the coding sequence ATGGAAAAAGTATTTTTAAAAATGATTGATAGTCATGCAGGAAATGCGATAGGAAGCATCTTAATATGCGTATTTTTTTATAAAGGTTTCGCACCTCATGGTACCTTTGCAATATGGGTTTGTAGCGTTTTTGTAACAATTTATCTATGGATGTTGTATTCACCAAAATCTTGGTGGAATGCAAGGAAGTACGCTTTATTTACGAGTATATTAATAAGCATATCATGTGTATTATATTTTTCTCATCCGAATTTTCCAAATTATGCGTTATGGCCACTCATAGTTTTTCTTGCCGCTGCAGAACCAAAGTGGCAACGAATAACGACAATTTTAGCTGCTATAACGGGGATAGTTATTATTCTATTTATACATACGAATACGTTTCCTTATCAAGAAACATTAATTATTATCGGCCTCTATGTCTCGATCCGAAGTACATCCAAGCTAAGAGACGCATATCAAAAAAATCAAAAACAACTAAAAGAATTAGACGAAGCACATGCTGAACTACAAGAAACAACGGTATTTTCTATGCGATATGCAGCTTTTACGGAAAGAACAAAATTAGCAAGAGAGATTCATGATGGACTTGGACATCAAATGACCTCACTTATTATTCAATTACAGGCTCTTAAGATTATGTTAAGGAAAGATCCTGTTGCTGCCCAAGATCATGTTGAAGAACTTTTAAAGGTGGCACGAAAAGGAATGGAGGAAATCCGAGTTGCTGTTAGAGAATGGACAAGTGATGAAAAAGATCTCGGGCTTACTTCTTTAAAAGGATTGATTTCACAGGTTCAAGCAAATTCTTTATTACAAATTGAGTTCATTCAAGCTGGAAATATAACAGAGTGGACGATGGAGGAAAGTACAACTCTGTATCGCATTCTACAAGAGTCTTTAACTAATGTCTTACGACATTCTAATGCAGATTCTGTTATTGTAAACGTAACAGAAATAGACGGAGTAGTAAAACTCACAATTGATGATAATGGTATATATACAGGGGATAAGCCATTAAAATATGGCTTTGGACTCAATGGTATGATAAAACGCTGTAAATCAGTTGGAGGTAATTGTTCCTTTTTTCTAAATGAACCAAAAGGACTTCGAGTTGAAGCCACTATTCCAATTCAGAAAAATGGAGGAGAAGTATGA
- a CDS encoding response regulator transcription factor produces MPTILVADDDANIRELVCLFLRNDGFATAEAADGKEALAVYISTNVDLVVLDIMMPIMDGWTLSKELRRANPDLPLLMLTARGETWEKVKGFELGTDDYLTKPFDPLELTVRVRALLKRYKIGSTQKIHFGNVILDRQTYKVMNGTESLTLPLKEFELLYKLAGTPGQVYTRVQLIDQIWGIDYAGDDRTVDVHIKRLRERFATTPDFRIETVRGLGYRLEVYE; encoded by the coding sequence ATGCCTACTATACTAGTTGCTGACGACGATGCGAACATTCGCGAACTCGTCTGTTTATTTCTACGCAACGACGGATTCGCAACAGCTGAAGCAGCGGACGGCAAGGAAGCACTGGCCGTCTACATCTCAACGAATGTCGATCTTGTCGTACTTGACATTATGATGCCGATTATGGATGGTTGGACGTTAAGCAAGGAGCTCCGAAGAGCCAATCCTGATCTACCTTTACTTATGCTGACTGCGAGAGGAGAAACATGGGAGAAAGTGAAAGGTTTCGAACTTGGGACGGACGATTATTTAACCAAACCATTCGATCCGTTAGAGTTGACGGTTCGTGTTAGGGCACTACTCAAACGATACAAGATTGGCTCCACGCAGAAGATCCATTTCGGGAACGTCATCCTTGATCGACAGACCTATAAGGTGATGAACGGGACGGAGTCGCTTACGTTGCCGCTAAAGGAGTTCGAATTGCTGTATAAGCTCGCTGGAACACCCGGACAAGTCTATACGCGCGTGCAGTTGATCGATCAGATTTGGGGTATCGATTACGCCGGAGATGATCGAACGGTAGACGTACATATTAAACGGCTGCGTGAACGGTTCGCGACAACACCCGATTTTCGGATCGAAACGGTGCGCGGGCTTGGGTATCGGCTTGAGGTTTATGAATGA
- a CDS encoding response regulator, with translation MTEKIRIVLADDEPFVRKGLCYIIEMQDDMEIVGECKDGKEAIKVALETAPDMVIMDIQMPDLSGIMATKNIMSILPNTKVVLLTTFDVQQYVLDGIRAGAVGYILKDTETEEMLDSIRSMNRGAMIYNSTTANQAFTQFIKYDNNDYNLAGEELEYTETLTKREIDVLQLLAYGKQNHEIAKILYVSEGTVKTHIHNILQKLDVTDRTQAAVMAIRKKIVK, from the coding sequence ATGACAGAAAAGATTCGTATTGTGCTAGCTGATGATGAACCATTTGTTCGAAAAGGCCTATGCTATATTATTGAAATGCAAGATGACATGGAGATAGTTGGGGAATGTAAAGACGGTAAGGAAGCAATTAAAGTGGCTTTAGAAACTGCACCAGATATGGTAATTATGGACATTCAAATGCCTGACTTATCAGGCATTATGGCTACTAAAAACATTATGAGTATATTACCAAACACAAAGGTTGTCCTATTAACAACATTTGATGTACAACAATATGTCTTAGATGGTATTCGAGCTGGTGCAGTGGGTTATATATTAAAAGATACTGAAACGGAGGAAATGCTAGATAGTATTCGATCTATGAATAGAGGGGCAATGATTTATAATAGCACGACAGCAAATCAAGCTTTTACACAATTTATAAAATACGATAATAATGATTATAATTTAGCTGGCGAAGAACTTGAATATACGGAAACTCTAACTAAGCGGGAGATTGATGTTTTACAATTATTAGCTTATGGAAAACAAAACCATGAAATAGCTAAAATCCTTTATGTTTCCGAAGGGACAGTCAAAACTCATATCCACAATATTCTTCAAAAACTAGATGTAACAGATCGTACACAAGCAGCTGTAATGGCAATTCGAAAAAAGATTGTAAAGTGA
- a CDS encoding alpha/beta hydrolase, with translation MTQQEEKKTLRGMKIKKVRNILLKIIGAIVLVIVLFLGIVYIVNVMSSHSEQKRIVPYGQHVSVDGKNMNVLIQGEGEETIVLLPGYGTATPGLDFKLLIDELSPFYKVVAVEPFGYGLSDETVKERTTENMVSEVHEALQQLNINRYMLMGHSITGIYGIDYVNKYPNEVTAFVGIDSSVATQPGMDINFPLKTFAYLKKSGLLRLAMKISADPYAGLAFDEKTVEQMKMISNKNMYNDTTLNEMDHISSNFKGAQGLIFPKYLPLLLFVQANNEDVAGWIPLHEGQIKDSVHGKVVTMDGSHYLHHTKFKEIAENVRLFMKEVK, from the coding sequence GTGACACAACAAGAGGAAAAGAAAACGCTGAGGGGAATGAAAATAAAGAAAGTGCGAAACATCTTACTTAAAATCATAGGAGCAATCGTTCTAGTCATTGTACTTTTTTTAGGTATTGTTTATATCGTAAATGTGATGAGTAGTCATTCGGAGCAAAAACGAATAGTGCCCTACGGGCAGCACGTATCTGTAGACGGGAAAAACATGAATGTGTTAATTCAAGGCGAGGGCGAGGAAACGATCGTGCTCCTGCCTGGTTATGGAACAGCTACTCCAGGGCTTGACTTTAAGCTTCTTATCGATGAATTATCTCCATTTTACAAAGTTGTTGCGGTAGAGCCTTTCGGTTATGGATTAAGTGATGAAACTGTAAAAGAGCGAACCACGGAGAATATGGTAAGTGAAGTTCATGAAGCTCTACAGCAGCTTAATATTAACAGATACATGCTCATGGGCCACTCCATTACAGGCATTTATGGAATTGATTATGTGAACAAATATCCAAACGAGGTGACTGCATTTGTCGGAATCGATAGCAGTGTTGCAACACAACCGGGTATGGATATCAATTTCCCATTAAAAACGTTTGCATATCTCAAAAAATCAGGTCTCTTAAGATTGGCTATGAAAATCAGTGCTGACCCCTATGCTGGACTGGCATTTGATGAAAAAACCGTAGAGCAAATGAAAATGATTTCGAATAAAAACATGTATAATGACACAACCTTGAATGAGATGGATCATATTTCGTCTAATTTTAAAGGGGCTCAAGGTTTAATCTTCCCTAAATATCTTCCACTTCTTCTCTTTGTACAAGCGAATAATGAAGATGTAGCAGGATGGATACCTCTGCATGAAGGGCAGATCAAAGACTCGGTACATGGAAAAGTAGTAACCATGGATGGATCACATTATTTACACCATACCAAATTCAAAGAAATCGCTGAAAACGTTAGACTATTTATGAAAGAAGTAAAGTAA
- a CDS encoding DUF1453 family protein produces the protein MIACYTFTHVFNDLTLIETGLFVVLLALGGIVGAVRSSTTIIRIDKNNGKVYAKNSYIALGIWIVVFILRFIVTYIFKGSSQYALGLVTNGIFCFIAASECIRRVILYLKAKSLMHSKH, from the coding sequence TTGATCGCATGCTATACATTTACTCATGTATTTAACGATCTCACATTAATAGAAACAGGTCTATTTGTAGTATTACTTGCTCTTGGAGGAATTGTAGGAGCTGTGCGTAGTTCTACAACTATAATACGAATCGATAAAAATAATGGGAAGGTTTATGCTAAAAATTCTTATATCGCCTTAGGTATATGGATTGTTGTATTTATTTTACGTTTTATTGTAACGTATATTTTTAAAGGTTCAAGTCAGTATGCGCTAGGTTTAGTAACGAATGGTATTTTTTGCTTTATTGCGGCGAGTGAGTGTATAAGAAGAGTGATTCTATACTTAAAAGCAAAAAGTTTGATGCATTCAAAACATTAA
- a CDS encoding sensor histidine kinase: MIRSLYIRVVLTFLVSIIGGTIISFLVSTWIFEDKLNENAQINLRNFGQDIVRIYKTFPLREADLFVSEMKQLDSYYIRIYEATGQFKSYGKLHGHKPAPVTMEQLKKVLDGGVVQDTPNGIATVLLGLPLKTEMGTKAIFLEALAPPSASFVTKWALVFATCSLIAGSLLILVASVFLVRPIKKLTKATKRIASGDFNVKLNIKQTSELGTLARSFEEMMHDLQQLEQMRREFVTNVSHEVQSPLTSISGYALVLKQVDLSEYERSRYLDIIIAEAKRMSKMSDNLLKLSFLESQSKQLRLVTLSLDEQIRRIIVALQPQWSARDIHFELDLQTVKVTADHDLLNQVWTNILRNSIKFSEDAGVINVSIKQDIKNVTILISDTGIGIHLDDQKRIFDRFFKADRSHSRKYDGSGMGLAIVKQIVSLHQGDIRVKSELGQGTTFIVTLPITTPTD; the protein is encoded by the coding sequence ATGATCAGATCCTTATATATACGTGTTGTCCTGACATTTTTAGTCTCCATCATCGGGGGCACGATCATTTCTTTTTTGGTGTCAACTTGGATATTCGAAGATAAATTGAACGAAAATGCTCAAATCAACTTACGTAACTTTGGCCAAGACATCGTCCGGATTTACAAGACCTTTCCGTTACGTGAAGCGGACTTGTTCGTAAGTGAAATGAAGCAGCTCGATTCTTATTATATTCGAATCTACGAAGCAACGGGTCAGTTCAAGTCTTACGGTAAACTTCACGGACACAAACCTGCGCCTGTGACGATGGAGCAACTAAAGAAAGTATTAGATGGAGGTGTTGTTCAGGACACTCCTAATGGTATTGCCACGGTCCTCTTAGGGTTGCCGTTGAAAACGGAAATGGGAACGAAAGCGATATTTTTGGAAGCGCTCGCCCCTCCTTCAGCCTCTTTTGTCACAAAGTGGGCATTGGTCTTTGCAACATGTTCGTTGATTGCAGGAAGCTTATTGATTCTAGTTGCCTCTGTATTCCTGGTAAGACCGATAAAAAAGCTGACAAAAGCGACCAAGCGGATAGCATCTGGAGATTTCAACGTCAAGTTGAATATTAAGCAAACGAGTGAGCTGGGTACTTTGGCTCGCAGCTTCGAAGAAATGATGCACGATCTGCAGCAACTTGAGCAGATGCGCAGGGAATTCGTAACGAACGTGTCGCACGAGGTTCAGTCTCCGCTCACTTCGATATCCGGTTATGCTCTAGTGCTTAAGCAAGTTGACCTTTCAGAATACGAACGAAGCCGTTATCTTGATATTATCATCGCTGAAGCGAAAAGGATGTCCAAAATGAGCGATAACCTGCTAAAGCTGAGTTTTCTTGAATCGCAGTCAAAGCAACTGCGGCTCGTCACACTCAGCCTCGATGAACAAATCCGACGGATAATCGTGGCGCTCCAGCCACAATGGTCTGCTCGCGATATACATTTCGAGCTTGATTTACAGACAGTTAAAGTAACGGCTGATCATGACCTGTTAAATCAGGTATGGACGAATATCCTCAGAAATAGCATCAAATTTTCCGAGGATGCCGGTGTGATTAACGTAAGCATCAAACAAGATATCAAAAACGTGACAATCCTAATATCCGACACTGGTATTGGTATTCACCTTGACGACCAGAAGCGTATATTCGATCGTTTTTTTAAGGCCGATCGTTCCCACAGTCGTAAGTATGACGGAAGTGGTATGGGACTCGCTATCGTTAAACAGATCGTGTCGCTTCATCAAGGTGACATCCGAGTGAAAAGTGAACTTGGTCAAGGAACGACCTTCATTGTCACCTTGCCAATCACTACACCAACAGATTAG